The Saccharomyces paradoxus chromosome VIII, complete sequence genome has a window encoding:
- the BIG1 gene encoding Big1p (Integral membrane protein of the endoplasmic reticulum~similar to YHR101C), with product MAVTLPRSTFIEAAEKFLGICNANTYVLINQPGLRKLDFLEFETELVSLQRYIRRSSTAIKFEKVDLLPQDLYHNLAEFVKEYCNVDQVLRLRGNNTEDFQPFIDSERRVIIIEYPKLPEDTNGRREAFRHYDKYLRTILAQIPSPEQKVIYTSLNPGTALAHESIIPVEIFPDIFDIKSRVGEVEQNDRVLDVPRLSFNDYAPRFSEPPSEYVSIFDSELIEDNRGLLQLIFTTLVGFVLFQFFFRKKTIVDTKANDNMRQTSPQQSQERQETEKTSSE from the coding sequence ATGGCTGTGACTTTACCAAGAAGCACTTTTATTGAAGCGGCTGAGAAATTCTTAGGTATATGTAATGCCAACACTTATGTGCTTATTAATCAACCAGGACTAAGGAAATTGGACTTCTTGGAATTTGAAACAGAGCTCGTTTCGCTACAGAGATATATAAGACGGAGTTCAACAGCAATTAAATTCGAAAAGGTAGACTTGCTGCCCCAAGATCTATATCATAACCTTGCAGAGTTTGTAAAGGAGTATTGTAACGTAGACCAAGTGTTGAGGTTGCGAGGTAACAATACGGAAGATTTCCAGCCCTTTATTGATAGCGAAAGAAGAGTGATTATAATAGAGTACCCTAAGTTACCAGAAGACACAAATGGACGTAGAGAAGCATTTCGCCATTATGACAAGTATTTAAGGACAATACTGGCGCAGATTCCGTCGCCAGAACAAAAAGTCATTTACACCTCGTTGAACCCAGGAACTGCGCTGGCTCACGAGTCGATCATCCCTGTCGAAATATTCCCAGATATCTTTGATATAAAATCCAGGGTGGGGGAAGTGGAACAAAATGATAGAGTTTTGGATGTCCCCCGTCTATCGTTCAATGACTACGCTCCACGGTTTTCAGAGCCTCCTTCGGAATATGTCTCAATATTTGACTCAGAATTGATTGAGGACAATAGAGGTTTATTACAGCTGATTTTCACAACATTGGTTGGGttcgttctttttcagttctttttcagaaaaaaaaccattGTAGATACGAAGGCCAATGACAACATGAGACAGACGTCACCACAACAGTCGCAAGAACGACAAGAGACCGAAAAAACTTCATCCGAGTAA